One window of Chryseobacterium indologenes genomic DNA carries:
- a CDS encoding Crp/Fnr family transcriptional regulator, protein MTNQALEICYDFPFFFPEELAEIFQAHEKTSFQKGDFILEEGKTANEYYILESGLARSYVNDFNGNEVTTHFFVENEVIIEVLSMFQRVPSQENIVCITDCECWRMDYDTFQELFHKIPNLREWGRSWMSQELFAYKQRSVEMFTLSATRRYLNLLEQKSKVIQFAPLKQIASYLGVTDTSLSRIRKEIVSHPKKN, encoded by the coding sequence ATGACCAATCAAGCTTTAGAAATCTGCTATGATTTCCCTTTCTTTTTTCCCGAAGAGCTTGCTGAGATATTTCAGGCTCATGAGAAAACATCTTTCCAGAAAGGTGATTTCATCCTTGAGGAAGGAAAAACGGCCAATGAATATTATATTCTTGAAAGCGGATTGGCGCGTTCCTATGTTAATGATTTTAACGGAAATGAAGTAACCACTCACTTTTTCGTAGAAAATGAAGTTATTATTGAGGTTTTGTCAATGTTTCAGCGGGTTCCCTCTCAGGAAAATATCGTTTGTATTACAGATTGTGAATGCTGGAGGATGGATTATGATACGTTTCAGGAATTATTCCATAAAATTCCAAACCTTAGAGAATGGGGAAGATCATGGATGTCTCAGGAGCTTTTTGCCTACAAACAGCGCTCCGTAGAAATGTTCACGCTTTCAGCAACCAGAAGATACCTTAATCTGCTGGAACAAAAATCTAAAGTCATACAATTTGCACCATTGAAGCAGATTGCTTCCTATCTGGGAGTTACAGACACTTCTTTAAGCCGTATCCGCAAAGAAATAGTTTCCCATCCTAAGAAAAATTAA
- a CDS encoding FAD-dependent oxidoreductase, with product MVLKHKKVAIIGAGPVGLTMAILLQQKGVEVNVYERDKNAQTRVWGGTLDLHRESGQKAMKKAGLLDKYYEIALPMGIKIADEHCNILFTKEITSENQYDNPEINRNHLREMLLGSLADDTVIWDMNFTEMEENDDQWQLHFKDKPHVTADLVIGANGGMSKVRKYVTEAEVEETGTFIIQGDISQPEKACPEFFKWCDGKRPMAAFEGNLLVANPYNNGALTYGVIFKKPDEWKNDPGLDFQNTEQVRQFLVRRFSAWNELYQQLFLSTSFFVGLPTRRISLNKSWKNNRSLPVTLIGDAAHLMPPFAGQGVNSGLIDALILSENLTEEKYQSMEEAIDAYEQKMFIYAKQAQEESGKNELEMRDPGFSFTSLIR from the coding sequence ATGGTATTGAAACATAAAAAAGTAGCCATCATTGGCGCAGGCCCAGTGGGATTAACAATGGCAATTTTATTACAGCAGAAAGGCGTTGAAGTAAATGTATATGAAAGAGATAAGAACGCACAGACAAGAGTTTGGGGCGGAACCTTAGATCTTCATCGGGAATCAGGGCAGAAAGCTATGAAAAAGGCTGGATTGTTGGATAAATATTACGAGATTGCCTTGCCTATGGGAATCAAAATCGCTGATGAACATTGCAATATTCTGTTTACAAAGGAAATCACTTCTGAAAATCAATATGACAATCCTGAAATCAACAGAAATCATCTGAGAGAAATGCTCCTTGGGAGTCTGGCGGATGATACGGTAATCTGGGATATGAACTTCACTGAAATGGAAGAGAATGATGATCAATGGCAGCTTCACTTTAAAGATAAACCTCATGTGACAGCTGATCTTGTTATCGGAGCCAATGGAGGAATGTCCAAAGTAAGAAAATACGTCACGGAAGCCGAAGTGGAAGAAACCGGAACATTTATCATTCAGGGAGATATTTCACAGCCTGAGAAAGCGTGTCCCGAATTTTTTAAATGGTGCGACGGAAAAAGACCAATGGCCGCTTTTGAAGGTAATCTGTTGGTCGCCAATCCTTATAATAACGGAGCTTTGACGTATGGAGTCATATTCAAAAAGCCTGATGAATGGAAAAATGACCCTGGTTTGGACTTTCAGAACACAGAACAGGTTCGTCAATTTCTTGTCCGAAGATTTTCTGCATGGAATGAGCTGTATCAGCAGTTATTCCTATCAACTTCCTTTTTTGTAGGATTGCCAACAAGGAGAATTTCATTAAACAAATCCTGGAAAAACAACCGATCTTTGCCTGTAACACTTATTGGAGATGCTGCTCATCTGATGCCGCCTTTTGCAGGACAGGGAGTCAATAGCGGGTTGATAGATGCTTTAATTTTATCAGAAAATCTGACAGAAGAGAAATATCAAAGCATGGAGGAAGCTATTGATGCTTACGAACAGAAAATGTTTATCTACGCCAAACAAGCACAAGAGGAATCCGGTAAAAACGAACTGGAAATGCGTGACCCCGGCTTCTCTTTTACAAGTCTTATCCGATAA
- a CDS encoding helix-turn-helix domain-containing protein produces MFSNIHQEFEVPEELKDTIKCFWYNKRDYGEKQSGFTVMPDGYAEIIFHFGSGCSISHHGTLQALPSPFIMGLLNQPALFYAQNQLEIIGIRCFPWVVFDLLGLSSEKTENGVHIFEHPVAKLQTTLNDLIVKEKIQAAVSEVEQYFLKLHSLITADSLLFKAGAAMRKNNGTIPVNQVADSAYTTVRTLERKFKQSSGQTVKDVSGVMRFEQIRNRLWHAPKTSIAALAQEFGYTDQSHLSREFKRYSGTTPAVFAREAKKRKQVLSNDFVAFVQA; encoded by the coding sequence ATGTTTTCAAATATACATCAGGAGTTTGAGGTTCCGGAAGAACTTAAGGATACCATAAAATGTTTTTGGTATAACAAAAGGGATTATGGCGAAAAACAGTCAGGATTTACGGTGATGCCGGATGGCTATGCTGAAATTATTTTCCATTTTGGAAGTGGCTGCAGTATTTCTCATCACGGAACTTTACAGGCTTTGCCTTCCCCGTTTATCATGGGGCTGCTCAATCAGCCTGCTCTTTTTTATGCTCAAAATCAATTGGAAATTATTGGAATAAGATGTTTTCCATGGGTTGTTTTTGATTTGCTGGGATTATCATCAGAAAAAACTGAAAACGGAGTTCATATTTTTGAACATCCCGTTGCAAAGCTTCAAACTACATTAAATGATCTTATTGTCAAGGAGAAAATACAAGCAGCAGTTTCTGAAGTAGAACAGTATTTTCTAAAATTACATTCACTCATTACAGCAGATAGCCTACTTTTCAAAGCCGGAGCTGCCATGAGAAAAAATAATGGGACTATTCCTGTCAATCAGGTGGCTGATTCAGCTTATACAACAGTCCGGACATTAGAAAGAAAGTTTAAACAGTCCTCTGGCCAGACCGTAAAAGATGTCTCCGGAGTGATGCGTTTTGAACAGATAAGGAATCGTCTGTGGCATGCTCCCAAGACCTCTATTGCAGCACTCGCACAGGAATTCGGATATACAGATCAATCTCATTTAAGCAGAGAATTTAAACGGTACAGCGGCACAACACCTGCCGTTTTTGCAAGAGAAGCCAAAAAAAGGAAACAAGTCTTAAGCAATGATTTTGTCGCATTTGTACAAGCATGA
- a CDS encoding glyoxalase superfamily protein, with protein MGFEIVWEHYFDENTPVYMEVKRENVIFHLSEHHGDGTPGTRVAAWGEGVSQYHKELIDKKYKYNRPGLEKTFYGAVSFTVIDPFGNKITFEEEYNEEKHKDLEFYSHD; from the coding sequence CTGGGATTTGAGATCGTATGGGAACATTATTTTGATGAAAATACTCCTGTTTATATGGAAGTAAAAAGAGAAAATGTCATTTTCCATTTAAGCGAACACCATGGAGACGGAACACCGGGAACAAGAGTTGCTGCCTGGGGAGAAGGCGTTTCTCAATATCATAAAGAATTAATTGACAAAAAATACAAATACAACCGTCCCGGACTTGAAAAAACGTTTTACGGAGCTGTATCTTTTACAGTAATCGATCCTTTTGGAAATAAAATTACATTTGAAGAAGAATATAATGAAGAAAAGCATAAAGATCTTGAATTCTATTCCCACGATTAA
- a CDS encoding VOC family protein: MVKRIVANIKTDDLSKANHFYQDILELDVLMDHGWIKTLGNDEEAKIQMSFAKQGGNDTEVPDLSIEVDNVDEIYDKMKNAGFEITYELTNEEWGVRRFFVKDPFQKLINILSHQ; encoded by the coding sequence ATGGTAAAAAGAATTGTGGCCAATATCAAAACGGATGATCTTTCCAAAGCCAATCATTTTTATCAGGACATTCTGGAACTGGATGTTTTGATGGATCATGGCTGGATTAAAACATTGGGGAACGATGAAGAGGCAAAAATTCAGATGAGCTTTGCCAAACAGGGAGGAAATGATACTGAAGTTCCGGACCTTTCCATTGAAGTAGATAATGTAGATGAAATTTATGATAAAATGAAAAATGCAGGCTTTGAAATCACTTACGAGCTGACCAATGAAGAATGGGGAGTCCGCAGATTTTTTGTTAAAGATCCATTTCAAAAGCTGATCAATATACTGTCTCACCAATAA
- a CDS encoding alpha/beta hydrolase produces the protein MEQKDLTIILVHGAWGDGSHWQYVIPSLTKAGYKVRSVQNPLTSLQDDINKTKDLIDAQDGKVLLVGHSYGGAVISGAGNHDKVAGLVYIAAFAPDAGDSLGSLLGRRESPGGASIYPDDKGFLWIKYDEFKSAFCQDLDDEKALVMSLSQKPIHGQCFGDVAGEPAWKKLPSWYQISLQDRMIPAETEKEMAERLEPKKIISLDAGHASLASHPEEVTQLILEAAASV, from the coding sequence ATGGAACAAAAAGATTTAACCATTATTTTGGTACACGGAGCATGGGGAGACGGGTCACACTGGCAGTACGTTATCCCTTCATTGACAAAAGCGGGATATAAAGTAAGAAGTGTTCAGAACCCATTAACTTCGCTGCAGGATGATATTAATAAGACAAAAGACCTTATTGATGCACAGGATGGGAAAGTGCTTTTAGTAGGGCATTCCTATGGAGGCGCTGTCATCTCTGGAGCCGGAAATCATGATAAAGTAGCCGGACTTGTTTATATTGCTGCATTTGCACCTGATGCCGGAGACAGTCTGGGATCGCTTTTGGGAAGAAGAGAATCACCGGGTGGAGCAAGTATTTATCCGGATGATAAAGGCTTTTTATGGATCAAATATGATGAATTCAAATCTGCTTTCTGTCAGGATTTGGATGATGAAAAAGCGTTGGTAATGTCATTATCACAAAAACCTATTCACGGTCAGTGTTTTGGTGACGTAGCGGGTGAACCGGCATGGAAAAAACTCCCAAGTTGGTATCAGATCTCATTGCAGGACCGCATGATCCCTGCAGAAACAGAAAAAGAAATGGCAGAGCGCCTTGAACCTAAGAAAATAATCTCTTTAGACGCGGGGCACGCTTCATTGGCGTCACATCCTGAAGAAGTTACTCAGCTGATTTTAGAAGCTGCAGCTTCCGTTTAA
- a CDS encoding Crp/Fnr family transcriptional regulator, with the protein MQDNYKKYGELFQVDSEHFEEFYALLHDTKLLKSDFFLKQGEKCKYLGFIKKGTIRCFYINDQGREINFGFYFENEFFTDYESILCDTVSNMNIQALENCEILLLSKDHLRALYKKEAYWQQFGRVMSEKIYLDAKKRIDDLLCFSPENRYLNLVKKQPALFQKIAQKHIASYLGVTEQSLSRIRSRIVN; encoded by the coding sequence ATGCAAGACAATTACAAGAAATACGGAGAACTTTTTCAGGTAGACTCAGAACACTTTGAAGAATTTTATGCTCTCCTTCATGATACAAAGCTTTTAAAATCTGACTTTTTTCTGAAGCAGGGAGAAAAATGCAAATATCTGGGCTTTATTAAAAAAGGGACTATCAGATGTTTTTATATCAATGACCAAGGTCGTGAAATCAATTTTGGGTTCTATTTTGAAAATGAATTTTTTACCGATTACGAAAGTATACTTTGTGATACCGTTTCCAATATGAATATCCAGGCCCTGGAAAACTGTGAGATTTTACTGCTGAGTAAAGACCATCTGCGGGCTTTATACAAAAAAGAAGCTTACTGGCAGCAATTTGGGAGAGTGATGAGTGAAAAAATTTATCTGGATGCCAAAAAACGGATCGACGATCTGCTGTGTTTTTCCCCCGAAAACAGATATCTCAATCTTGTCAAAAAACAACCTGCACTCTTTCAGAAAATAGCTCAGAAACATATTGCCAGTTATTTGGGCGTAACAGAACAATCACTCAGCCGGATAAGAAGCCGGATAGTTAATTAA
- the tpx gene encoding thiol peroxidase, with the protein MSTTITLKGNEVHTIGALPSVGTTVKDFALVDSGLNVKTLETFDGKKKVFNIFPSIDTPTCAASSRKFNEEASKLDNTVIINVSKDLPFALGRFCAAEGLNNVETLSDFRSSFGDDYEVTIADSPMKGLLSRAVIVTDENNKVIYTEQVPEIANEPNYDAALAALK; encoded by the coding sequence ATGTCCACGACAATCACTTTAAAAGGAAACGAAGTACACACAATAGGAGCATTACCATCTGTAGGAACCACTGTAAAGGATTTTGCATTGGTAGATTCAGGATTAAATGTGAAAACACTTGAAACGTTTGACGGAAAGAAAAAAGTATTCAATATCTTCCCAAGTATTGATACCCCAACTTGTGCTGCTTCTTCCAGAAAATTCAATGAAGAGGCTTCAAAACTTGATAATACAGTAATCATCAACGTTTCAAAAGACCTTCCGTTTGCTCTGGGAAGATTCTGTGCGGCTGAAGGCTTGAATAATGTGGAAACACTTTCAGATTTCAGAAGCAGCTTCGGAGATGATTATGAAGTGACAATCGCAGATTCTCCTATGAAAGGTTTATTGAGCCGTGCCGTGATCGTTACAGACGAAAACAATAAAGTAATTTATACTGAGCAGGTTCCGGAAATTGCAAACGAACCTAATTACGATGCCGCTCTTGCAGCATTGAAATAA